In Treponema sp. OMZ 798, the following proteins share a genomic window:
- a CDS encoding site-specific integrase: MSVKLWINRNKIYLSIYIGGKRWRESTGLTVTPNKEQNKIVMDMAEVLRSKREVSLIAVSNGLSDPELTKITVLEYVKKAAAEKNKKHPLHKVVLWIEKISPTLRMDALTPTWFENFQKTLQRETKLSPYTCENYAASLRTLFKKAVRDGVLVKDPTLGVKHIPCPESIKEFLMPEDIRKLAAEPIGGILGADVKKAFLFACCTGLRISDLKSLKWGGVSFEKKTLTKIQQKTKRAVYLPIKDEAIAFLNLLAEENPNRTDEDFIFPHVATTGTNMNQYLIEWGKRAGVRQKIGWHLARHTHATLLLESGADLYTVQKLLGHTKISTTAQYTQVTDRKKKEAIDLLPDYGIIGD, from the coding sequence ATGAGCGTAAAACTATGGATTAACCGCAATAAAATATATCTTAGTATATATATCGGCGGTAAAAGGTGGAGGGAAAGCACGGGACTGACTGTTACTCCCAATAAAGAACAAAATAAGATTGTTATGGATATGGCAGAAGTTTTGAGGAGCAAAAGGGAGGTGTCTTTGATTGCCGTAAGTAACGGTTTATCGGATCCGGAGCTTACAAAAATAACGGTTCTTGAATATGTAAAAAAAGCGGCCGCAGAAAAAAACAAAAAGCACCCGCTTCATAAGGTAGTTTTGTGGATTGAAAAAATATCGCCTACCTTAAGAATGGATGCCTTAACCCCGACTTGGTTTGAGAACTTCCAAAAAACACTGCAAAGAGAAACTAAACTTTCACCCTACACTTGCGAAAACTACGCTGCATCCTTACGTACTCTTTTTAAAAAGGCCGTAAGAGACGGGGTATTGGTTAAGGATCCTACACTCGGAGTTAAACACATACCCTGCCCCGAAAGCATCAAAGAATTCTTAATGCCGGAAGATATCCGAAAACTTGCTGCAGAACCCATAGGCGGGATTTTAGGGGCAGACGTTAAAAAGGCTTTTTTGTTTGCCTGCTGCACGGGCTTGAGAATAAGCGACTTGAAAAGCTTAAAATGGGGAGGCGTATCTTTTGAAAAAAAGACACTTACAAAGATTCAGCAAAAAACAAAGAGGGCCGTATATCTACCTATCAAAGATGAGGCTATAGCCTTTTTGAATCTTCTTGCAGAAGAAAACCCGAACAGGACGGACGAGGACTTTATATTCCCTCATGTTGCAACAACCGGCACTAACATGAATCAGTACTTAATCGAATGGGGAAAGCGGGCCGGAGTAAGGCAAAAAATAGGCTGGCACTTGGCAAGACATACCCACGCTACCCTGCTTTTGGAGTCCGGGGCGGACTTGTACACGGTTCAAAAACTTTTGGGGCATACCAAGATAAGCACCACCGCACAGTATACACAGGTTACGGACAGAAAGAAAAAAGAAGCTATCGACTTATTGCCTGATTACGGGATTATAGGGGATTAG
- a CDS encoding terminase small subunit translates to MAKIAKAKEESKAKIKPKVEDWAEDLNEQQRLFVLYYCTDEFCFLNGTKTYRKAYPKCRSDEAAATAASKLLRIAKVKKSIRMLLKLTRETEDELAAYKILHTYETLAFYNPADIITDTGALLKPLSELGPLAVCVEQIQTFYTKGGFPCTVVKLANRHKALAVLMKYLSLVKPEINMEAMMPVAMITDKTAIADWQTETKTS, encoded by the coding sequence ATGGCAAAGATAGCGAAGGCAAAGGAGGAGAGCAAGGCAAAAATAAAGCCTAAGGTTGAAGATTGGGCAGAAGATTTAAACGAGCAACAGAGGCTTTTTGTGCTTTATTACTGCACGGATGAGTTTTGTTTTTTAAACGGAACGAAAACGTACAGAAAAGCTTATCCCAAATGCCGGAGCGATGAAGCGGCCGCAACCGCAGCATCAAAATTGCTAAGAATTGCTAAGGTAAAAAAGAGTATCAGAATGTTATTAAAATTGACGAGGGAAACAGAAGATGAGCTTGCTGCCTATAAGATTTTACACACTTATGAGACTTTAGCCTTTTATAACCCCGCAGACATAATAACGGACACGGGAGCGTTACTAAAACCTTTAAGCGAGCTAGGACCGCTTGCTGTTTGCGTAGAACAGATACAAACCTTTTATACCAAGGGTGGCTTTCCTTGCACTGTTGTGAAGCTTGCTAACAGGCATAAAGCTTTGGCTGTCTTAATGAAGTACTTAAGCCTTGTCAAGCCCGAAATCAATATGGAGGCCATGATGCCGGTTGCTATGATTACCGACAAAACGGCTATTGCCGATTGGCAGACGGAAACTAAAACGAGTTAA
- a CDS encoding AlpA family transcriptional regulator gives MIMNMQQVMDLTGYTRSYIYNLVYKKMIPVHKPTGGRLFFVKEEIEQWLMGGRQLTSQELNATADKILLEMGVRRTQRRSR, from the coding sequence ATGATCATGAACATGCAGCAAGTTATGGACCTTACCGGGTACACACGGTCTTATATCTATAACCTTGTGTATAAAAAGATGATACCCGTCCACAAGCCTACGGGCGGAAGGCTCTTTTTTGTAAAAGAAGAGATCGAACAATGGCTTATGGGAGGCCGTCAGCTTACAAGCCAAGAGCTTAATGCAACGGCCGATAAAATCTTATTAGAAATGGGAGTCCGCAGAACCCAAAGGAGGAGTAGATGA
- a CDS encoding NAD(P) transhydrogenase subunit alpha: MSLELILVLVFVVTTLIGYKLIKNVPSLLHTPLMSGMNALSGITILATMTATAAAIATGSKIFGCIGIICATINVVAGFGLTDRMLKMFKTGNESKEETK, from the coding sequence ATGAGTCTGGAATTGATACTGGTTCTTGTCTTTGTTGTAACCACCCTTATAGGCTACAAACTGATCAAGAACGTACCAAGCCTTTTACATACCCCGCTTATGTCGGGTATGAATGCCTTGTCCGGCATTACTATCTTGGCGACCATGACAGCTACGGCAGCAGCAATTGCAACAGGAAGTAAGATTTTCGGCTGCATAGGAATCATTTGTGCTACAATAAATGTAGTTGCAGGCTTCGGTCTTACAGACAGAATGCTTAAAATGTTTAAAACAGGCAACGAATCTAAAGAGGAAACAAAATGA
- a CDS encoding SPOR domain-containing protein has product MNKKVLFSLIFIISFSCIWAVWEGNGGIGSPTDFPSEGLFVRSDMFPKHTLLEITNLEKNVKARAVVIGPSGIPGLLVSLSPELGEKLNVPRGKVIRIRVLTPSPVNEDDGKSVSAGPESQDLDTNPALFVASHSDLPNTNLKKEENKPVSENTDGDTILYDEVENPVDETENPETVEAVPAVEEVSIAEELPPAEPPIENTATAEEVPNVEAILDPVVEEPEEVEPIAETYMEPANENPPITVDPITEPAAKPEAAPAPVTEVSEPQEPEQTQEVVESVEVVDPVVEPVYTALAEEKTVDSIASASPKNVPMAEKKEEEAAPVEEIPAEEDTGSYDEADSDIYNVASEEKIEESSIAILNEPKTVSSKLEKGKTYVQIVVYNDKYNRDEVVKKYGKNYPIVIEESFVKNNTRYTIFIGPLQPQETGAVLERFKQLGFKDAFLRKGK; this is encoded by the coding sequence ATGAACAAAAAAGTTTTATTTTCACTGATATTCATTATATCGTTTTCATGTATATGGGCGGTTTGGGAAGGCAACGGAGGCATAGGCTCTCCTACCGATTTTCCCTCTGAAGGCTTATTTGTCAGAAGCGATATGTTTCCGAAACATACTCTTTTGGAAATAACAAACCTTGAAAAAAATGTTAAGGCCAGGGCCGTCGTTATAGGGCCTTCGGGAATTCCGGGTCTTTTGGTCAGTCTCTCTCCCGAATTAGGAGAAAAACTAAACGTTCCCAGAGGCAAGGTTATCAGAATAAGAGTCCTTACGCCCAGCCCGGTAAATGAAGACGACGGTAAAAGCGTTTCAGCAGGACCTGAGTCTCAAGACCTAGATACCAACCCGGCCCTATTTGTAGCATCCCATTCCGATTTGCCTAATACAAATCTAAAAAAAGAAGAAAATAAACCGGTATCTGAAAATACGGACGGAGATACAATTCTCTATGATGAGGTTGAAAACCCTGTTGATGAAACCGAAAATCCTGAAACAGTTGAAGCTGTTCCCGCAGTAGAAGAAGTTTCTATAGCAGAAGAGCTTCCGCCTGCAGAGCCTCCTATTGAAAACACAGCTACAGCGGAAGAAGTTCCTAATGTAGAAGCTATACTTGATCCGGTAGTTGAAGAACCTGAAGAGGTTGAGCCTATAGCCGAAACCTATATGGAACCGGCAAATGAAAATCCTCCCATAACGGTAGATCCTATAACTGAACCTGCAGCAAAACCTGAAGCCGCTCCGGCTCCGGTAACCGAGGTATCGGAACCGCAAGAACCTGAACAAACTCAAGAAGTTGTAGAAAGCGTTGAAGTTGTAGATCCTGTAGTAGAGCCTGTTTACACAGCACTGGCTGAAGAAAAAACTGTTGACAGCATTGCTTCAGCTAGTCCAAAAAATGTTCCTATGGCCGAAAAAAAGGAAGAAGAGGCTGCTCCGGTTGAAGAAATACCCGCTGAAGAAGATACGGGCTCATACGATGAAGCCGATTCGGATATATACAATGTTGCAAGTGAAGAAAAAATTGAAGAAAGCTCTATAGCGATTCTCAATGAACCCAAAACTGTTTCAAGTAAACTTGAAAAGGGCAAAACCTATGTTCAAATTGTTGTTTATAATGATAAGTACAACCGCGATGAGGTCGTAAAAAAATATGGGAAAAACTATCCTATAGTGATAGAAGAAAGTTTTGTAAAAAATAACACAAGATATACCATATTCATAGGACCTTTACAGCCTCAAGAAACAGGAGCCGTTCTTGAACGCTTTAAGCAATTAGGCTTTAAAGATGCTTTTCTAAGGAAAGGAAAATAG
- a CDS encoding NAD(P)(+) transhydrogenase (Re/Si-specific) subunit beta, whose product MTDTLYYIICGVLSIGVLLGINMMSKVKSAVKGNRLSALCMLAAVCVTLYKYQIFSAGMMWAGLAIGTAIGIILTFKVKMITMPQTVALLNGLGGAASAVAALLTLAAVNPNAGVFVIVTGGIALAVGALTFSGSLIAAGKLHKMLPQKPTVLPAHQALTTVSFLGMIIFIVLLPIKPELMMSISIAGLVISLLFGIFFAIRVGGADMPITISLLNSTSGVAASIAGMAIGDILLVSVGGIVGASGLLLTQIMCRAMNRSLASILFSKAASPAKPAKPANTEKPEKASSKEAEEKQGPKAEEAKHAQKEITATGHADKSQLPAWFSDAKEIIFIPGYGMALSQAQGLVKQLADKLESMGKNVRFAIHPVAGRMPGHMNVLLCEVDIPYDKLYEMETINPDFDKTDLAIIIGASDVVNPAANTAEGTPIYGMPVLAAEKAKKLIICNFDLQPGYAGVPNPLYEPNPNTMMLLGDAKESINTMLDSLRTKSASGGASVSTGGGNTGEAASGNQPAEAQIGPWFSEAREIIVIPGYGMALSQAQGLVKQLADKLESMGKNVRFAIHPVAGRMPGHMNVLLCEVDIPYDKLYEMETINPDFDKTDLAIIIGASDVVNPAANTAEGTPIYGMPVLAAEKAKKLIICNFDLQPGYAGVPNPLYEPNPNTMMLLGDAKDSLNRILENL is encoded by the coding sequence ATGACGGACACGCTTTATTATATTATTTGCGGAGTACTCAGCATCGGGGTTCTTTTAGGAATTAACATGATGAGTAAGGTAAAGTCTGCAGTTAAGGGAAACCGCTTAAGCGCCCTTTGTATGCTGGCGGCCGTATGCGTAACTCTTTATAAATATCAAATTTTTTCTGCCGGAATGATGTGGGCGGGGCTTGCAATAGGAACTGCGATTGGGATTATTTTAACATTTAAGGTTAAGATGATTACCATGCCCCAAACAGTAGCCTTACTTAACGGCTTAGGAGGAGCAGCTTCGGCTGTTGCAGCCCTCTTAACCTTAGCAGCAGTAAATCCTAATGCGGGAGTTTTTGTTATAGTTACGGGCGGAATAGCCTTGGCTGTAGGAGCCCTAACCTTTTCAGGCAGCTTGATTGCCGCAGGAAAGCTTCACAAGATGCTGCCTCAAAAGCCGACGGTTTTACCGGCTCACCAAGCTTTGACTACTGTAAGCTTTTTAGGAATGATTATCTTTATTGTTCTTCTTCCTATTAAGCCTGAGCTGATGATGAGCATTTCGATTGCAGGACTTGTTATAAGCCTTCTTTTCGGCATTTTCTTTGCAATACGCGTAGGCGGAGCGGACATGCCGATTACGATTTCTCTTTTAAATTCCACATCGGGTGTTGCCGCCTCAATTGCCGGTATGGCAATTGGAGATATTCTCTTGGTTTCGGTCGGAGGCATAGTCGGAGCTTCGGGGCTCTTGCTTACCCAGATTATGTGCAGGGCAATGAATAGAAGTCTTGCTTCAATTCTTTTCAGCAAGGCAGCTTCCCCAGCTAAACCGGCAAAGCCTGCAAATACCGAAAAACCGGAGAAGGCATCCTCAAAAGAAGCAGAAGAGAAGCAAGGCCCGAAAGCGGAAGAAGCAAAGCACGCTCAAAAAGAGATTACTGCAACAGGCCATGCAGATAAATCTCAACTGCCTGCATGGTTTAGCGATGCTAAGGAAATAATCTTTATTCCCGGCTACGGAATGGCCCTTTCACAGGCCCAAGGCTTGGTAAAACAGCTGGCAGATAAGCTCGAATCAATGGGGAAAAACGTGCGGTTCGCCATTCATCCCGTTGCAGGAAGAATGCCCGGTCACATGAACGTACTCCTTTGCGAGGTTGACATCCCCTACGACAAGCTCTACGAAATGGAAACCATAAATCCCGATTTTGACAAGACGGATTTGGCTATCATAATCGGAGCAAGCGACGTAGTAAACCCTGCCGCAAATACGGCGGAAGGTACTCCTATTTACGGAATGCCTGTCTTGGCTGCAGAAAAGGCTAAAAAGCTCATAATCTGCAACTTCGACCTCCAGCCCGGCTATGCGGGAGTTCCCAACCCCTTGTATGAGCCTAATCCCAACACCATGATGCTTTTAGGCGATGCAAAGGAAAGCATAAACACCATGCTCGACTCTCTTAGAACTAAGAGTGCAAGCGGCGGAGCATCAGTCAGTACAGGAGGCGGTAACACGGGTGAGGCTGCAAGCGGTAACCAACCGGCTGAAGCTCAAATCGGCCCTTGGTTCAGCGAAGCAAGGGAAATCATAGTTATCCCCGGCTACGGCATGGCTCTTTCACAGGCCCAAGGCTTGGTAAAACAGCTGGCAGATAAGCTCGAATCAATGGGAAAAAATGTGCGGTTCGCCATTCATCCCGTTGCAGGAAGAATGCCCGGCCACATGAACGTGCTTTTGTGCGAGGTTGACATTCCATATGATAAGCTCTACGAAATGGAAACCATAAACCCGGACTTCGACAAGACGGATTTAGCTATTATAATCGGAGCAAGCGATGTTGTAAACCCTGCCGCGAATACGGCGGAAGGAACACCCATATACGGAATGCCTGTTTTGGCTGCAGAAAAGGCTAAAAAGCTCATAATCTGTAACTTCGACCTCCAGCCCGGCTATGCAGGAGTGCCAAACCCCTTGTATGAGCCTAATCCCAACACCATGATGCTCTTAGGCGATGCAAAGGACAGTTTAAACAGGATATTGGAAAACCTATAA
- a CDS encoding tetratricopeptide repeat protein has product MSERKKYIFFISLCLLLLSCTTLSREYENSNIIIAPENQDTSNLEYVTLLTLQTRTHLSYDDLIIKSVNEIAEKGYHDVIIIPKVIEYDEIVSSNSYNYNYNRSGRAGPMDAFNSFADTFTGVLSSIKRYYYLINFYIYKPRQDKKIPLDQKGKNLDQELSFLEIQKKAKNGDAEAQFDLFKRYYYGEGVSIDKGEAFYWIKKVAENENAKAQFNLALMYYNGEGTLVDKKQALYWYTKSAEKGVAYAQFNLALMYYYGDGILADKKQAAYWIKQAYENGYEPAKELWDADELWKYQD; this is encoded by the coding sequence ATGTCTGAAAGGAAAAAATATATTTTTTTTATTTCTTTATGTTTGTTGTTATTGAGCTGTACAACTTTAAGCCGGGAGTATGAAAATAGTAATATTATAATAGCCCCTGAAAATCAGGATACAAGCAATCTTGAGTATGTAACTCTTCTTACCCTCCAAACAAGAACTCACTTATCTTATGATGATCTAATAATAAAATCGGTAAATGAAATTGCAGAAAAAGGCTATCATGATGTAATAATAATACCTAAAGTAATTGAGTATGATGAAATAGTTTCTTCAAATTCTTATAACTATAACTATAATCGATCAGGTAGAGCCGGACCTATGGATGCCTTCAATTCATTTGCTGATACTTTTACAGGAGTTCTTAGTAGTATTAAAAGGTATTATTACCTTATTAATTTTTATATTTATAAACCTAGGCAAGATAAAAAAATACCCTTAGATCAAAAAGGCAAAAACTTAGATCAAGAACTGTCTTTTCTTGAAATCCAAAAAAAAGCTAAAAATGGTGATGCAGAAGCTCAATTTGATCTATTTAAAAGGTATTATTATGGTGAAGGGGTTTCAATTGACAAAGGAGAAGCCTTTTATTGGATAAAAAAAGTTGCTGAAAATGAAAATGCAAAAGCACAATTTAATCTTGCTCTTATGTATTATAATGGAGAAGGAACTCTAGTAGATAAAAAACAAGCTCTATATTGGTATACAAAATCTGCCGAAAAAGGTGTTGCATATGCACAGTTTAATCTTGCTCTTATGTATTATTATGGAGATGGAATACTGGCTGACAAAAAACAAGCTGCATATTGGATAAAGCAAGCCTATGAGAATGGTTATGAGCCGGCAAAAGAACTCTGGGATGCAGACGAACTTTGGAAATATCAGGATTAA
- a CDS encoding ParB/RepB/Spo0J family partition protein yields MAERKTILVSEILPNLDRKMGGYGNIDTLAASIRAIGLINPITVRHESGDNEFPYTIIAGRRRLEAVKKLGLKNIEAVVYGEDESIPDEEIALAENVNRLDMHPVDEGANFKKLLKEGKTIDELSKTFDRSPAHIYQRMKLTELTDNMKDFFKNGKISISQAAKIACLPTEVQENIYDEISKDTWFSGYADYAIRRYAKNRLDFPCSLCKDCTKRTRYTDNNLFPELNERDDYCLDPECYEKEKIKLYKERIKEGVSNYGDLDFLFVNGVEKEYLIPLQKFFDFKIDLCSFKDYTQLDPERDFNSLNDEVRACLVPWYDVIDDKMKYVITYEDYNKYFRKNREVNEEEKLIIESLPDEYKEEAIKKVSKEQLFTYSMEHKAKTNTLCSLLKKEFLKPNPSFYLSDDFFDYLINNGNNEFICNAFKIMTESNLNNLKDTKRFNFKHIDFLNLFFYTYILRVADSILYKDLDETIPLLGLDVKEANKIFNEELKNIVIENLKKAPEDDEEDYDESDAETEDEESEDEDLTDDSFRSEEDEDGEKVCYI; encoded by the coding sequence ATGGCAGAAAGAAAAACTATTTTAGTTTCGGAAATTTTACCGAACCTTGACAGGAAGATGGGAGGCTACGGCAACATAGACACCTTAGCCGCTTCAATCAGAGCCATAGGACTTATCAATCCTATTACCGTAAGGCATGAATCGGGGGATAACGAATTCCCTTATACGATTATTGCAGGAAGAAGGAGGCTTGAAGCCGTAAAAAAACTAGGCTTAAAAAATATTGAGGCTGTCGTTTATGGCGAGGATGAAAGTATTCCTGATGAGGAAATCGCCCTTGCCGAAAATGTCAACCGATTGGACATGCACCCCGTAGATGAGGGGGCTAATTTTAAAAAACTTCTTAAAGAAGGAAAAACGATTGACGAGTTATCCAAAACCTTTGACCGCTCGCCCGCACATATTTACCAGCGAATGAAGCTTACAGAGCTTACCGACAACATGAAAGATTTTTTTAAAAATGGAAAAATAAGCATATCGCAGGCCGCAAAAATTGCATGTTTACCTACTGAAGTGCAAGAAAATATTTATGATGAAATTTCAAAAGATACATGGTTCAGCGGTTATGCCGATTATGCTATCAGAAGATATGCTAAAAACAGGTTGGATTTTCCTTGCAGTCTTTGTAAGGATTGCACGAAAAGAACTAGGTATACAGATAACAATCTTTTTCCGGAACTTAACGAAAGGGATGACTATTGCCTTGATCCGGAATGTTACGAAAAGGAAAAGATAAAATTATATAAAGAAAGAATAAAAGAAGGCGTAAGCAATTACGGCGATCTTGATTTTCTTTTTGTAAACGGAGTAGAAAAAGAATATTTAATACCCTTACAAAAATTCTTTGATTTTAAAATAGATCTTTGCAGTTTTAAGGATTATACGCAGCTTGATCCGGAGCGTGATTTTAATTCATTAAACGATGAGGTAAGGGCTTGTCTTGTTCCTTGGTATGATGTTATCGATGACAAAATGAAATATGTGATTACATATGAAGATTATAACAAATATTTTAGGAAGAACCGAGAAGTAAACGAAGAAGAAAAACTTATTATTGAATCTCTTCCTGATGAATACAAGGAAGAGGCGATAAAAAAGGTGAGTAAAGAACAGCTATTCACTTACAGCATGGAACATAAAGCTAAAACAAACACGCTTTGTTCTTTATTAAAAAAAGAATTTTTAAAACCCAACCCTTCCTTTTATTTATCGGATGATTTTTTTGATTATCTTATTAATAACGGTAATAACGAGTTTATTTGTAATGCTTTTAAAATTATGACGGAAAGCAATCTTAATAACTTAAAGGATACAAAGAGATTTAATTTTAAACATATAGATTTTTTGAACTTATTTTTTTACACCTATATTTTAAGAGTTGCTGATTCCATTCTCTATAAAGATCTTGATGAAACCATACCGCTTTTAGGCCTTGATGTTAAAGAAGCCAACAAAATATTTAATGAAGAATTAAAAAATATTGTAATCGAAAATTTAAAAAAAGCCCCGGAAGATGATGAAGAAGATTATGATGAATCGGACGCAGAAACAGAAGATGAAGAGTCGGAAGATGAGGATCTTACCGATGATTCTTTTCGGAGCGAAGAAGACGAGGACGGAGAGAAAGTATGTTACATTTAA
- the groL gene encoding chaperonin GroEL (60 kDa chaperone family; promotes refolding of misfolded polypeptides especially under stressful conditions; forms two stacked rings of heptamers to form a barrel-shaped 14mer; ends can be capped by GroES; misfolded proteins enter the barrel where they are refolded when GroES binds): MAKQLLFNEEARKSLLAGVEQISNAVKVTLGPKGRNVLIDKSFGAPTVTKDGVSVAREVELENKFENMGAQLLKEVATKTNDVAGDGTTTATVLAYSMVKEGLKAVAAGMTPLELKRGIDKAVAIAVEDIQKNSKEIKGSEEVAHVASVSANNDAEIGKIIADAIAKVGKDGVIDVGEAQTMETVTDYVEGMQFDRGYISSYFVTDRDRMETVFENPYILIYDKSISTMKDLLPLLEQVAQSGRPLLIIAEDVEGEALATLVVNSLRGALKTCAVKAPGFGDRRKEMLEDIAVLTGGQVVSEELGFKLEAAQISMLGQAKSIKIDKDNTMIIDGAGKSKDIKDRVSQIKAQLDATDSEYDSEKLRERLAKLSGGVAVIKIGAVTEVEMKEKKHRVEDALSATRAAIEEGIVAGGGLAMIQAISALEKADMSSLTEDEKVGFKIVKRALEEPIRQIAENAGLDGAVIAEKAKEKKGIGFDAAKMEWTDMVKAGIIDPAKVTRSALQNAASIASLLLTTECAITDIPEKAAGPAMPSPDMGGMGMY; the protein is encoded by the coding sequence ATGGCTAAACAATTATTGTTTAATGAAGAGGCTAGAAAAAGCCTGCTTGCCGGTGTTGAACAAATTTCAAATGCAGTAAAGGTTACACTCGGCCCCAAGGGACGAAACGTTCTTATCGATAAGAGTTTCGGTGCCCCTACAGTTACAAAGGACGGCGTATCTGTAGCACGAGAAGTAGAACTTGAAAACAAATTTGAAAATATGGGTGCCCAGCTTTTAAAAGAAGTTGCAACAAAGACAAATGATGTTGCAGGTGACGGAACCACAACAGCTACCGTTCTTGCATACTCCATGGTAAAAGAAGGCTTAAAGGCCGTAGCTGCCGGAATGACCCCGCTTGAATTAAAGCGAGGTATCGACAAGGCTGTAGCTATCGCCGTTGAAGATATCCAAAAAAATTCAAAAGAAATTAAGGGTTCTGAAGAAGTTGCCCACGTTGCCTCAGTTTCTGCAAATAACGATGCTGAAATCGGTAAGATCATCGCCGATGCTATCGCCAAGGTAGGAAAGGACGGCGTTATCGACGTAGGCGAAGCCCAGACAATGGAAACCGTTACCGACTATGTAGAAGGTATGCAGTTCGACAGAGGTTATATTTCTTCTTATTTTGTAACAGACAGGGACAGAATGGAAACCGTTTTTGAAAATCCCTACATCCTCATCTACGATAAATCAATCTCAACAATGAAAGACCTTCTCCCCCTCTTAGAGCAGGTAGCCCAGTCAGGCCGCCCCCTTTTAATCATTGCAGAAGATGTTGAAGGCGAAGCCCTTGCAACCTTGGTTGTAAACAGCCTCCGAGGTGCATTAAAGACCTGTGCAGTTAAGGCCCCCGGTTTCGGTGACAGAAGAAAGGAAATGCTTGAAGACATTGCCGTTTTAACGGGCGGACAGGTAGTTTCGGAAGAATTAGGCTTCAAACTTGAGGCTGCTCAAATTTCAATGTTGGGACAAGCCAAAAGCATTAAGATCGATAAAGACAACACTATGATTATCGACGGAGCCGGAAAATCCAAGGACATTAAGGACAGGGTTTCCCAGATTAAGGCCCAGCTTGATGCAACCGATTCCGAATACGACAGCGAAAAGCTAAGAGAAAGATTGGCTAAGCTCTCAGGCGGTGTTGCCGTTATCAAGATCGGAGCAGTAACCGAAGTTGAAATGAAAGAGAAAAAGCACAGAGTTGAAGATGCTCTTTCGGCAACAAGAGCCGCTATCGAAGAAGGTATTGTTGCAGGAGGCGGTCTTGCAATGATTCAGGCTATCTCAGCCTTAGAAAAAGCAGATATGAGCTCTCTTACAGAGGATGAAAAAGTAGGCTTTAAGATTGTAAAGCGAGCCCTCGAAGAGCCTATCCGCCAAATTGCAGAAAATGCAGGCTTGGACGGAGCAGTTATTGCAGAAAAAGCTAAGGAAAAGAAGGGCATAGGCTTTGATGCCGCTAAGATGGAATGGACAGACATGGTAAAGGCCGGAATCATTGACCCCGCCAAGGTTACCCGCTCTGCCTTGCAAAACGCAGCTTCTATTGCAAGCCTTCTTTTAACAACAGAATGTGCAATTACGGATATTCCTGAAAAAGCAGCAGGACCTGCAATGCCCTCACCCGACATGGGCGGCATGGGTATGTACTAG
- a CDS encoding helix-turn-helix domain-containing protein — protein MEANFKTRLRALMDEKGYIVKELAALSGVGKRSIDNYFSIRGSIPTADIAVRIAKALDTTVEYLVTGIEPSSGIAIAPEDIELIKRIHLLDDIDKKVVDDLIQSFIDRKQSEVSAMENSRIG, from the coding sequence ATGGAAGCAAATTTCAAAACAAGGCTTAGAGCTTTAATGGATGAAAAAGGATATATAGTTAAAGAATTAGCTGCTCTATCTGGAGTTGGAAAGCGATCCATAGACAATTATTTTAGTATTCGTGGCTCAATTCCTACTGCCGATATAGCTGTTAGAATAGCTAAGGCCCTGGATACAACGGTCGAATATCTTGTTACCGGCATAGAGCCTTCATCAGGAATAGCCATTGCTCCTGAAGATATTGAGTTAATTAAAAGAATTCATCTTTTAGATGATATAGATAAAAAAGTCGTGGATGATTTAATCCAAAGTTTTATAGATAGAAAGCAATCCGAAGTTTCCGCGATGGAAAATTCCCGTATTGGTTGA